The Ptiloglossa arizonensis isolate GNS036 chromosome 4, iyPtiAriz1_principal, whole genome shotgun sequence genome contains the following window.
AGATATCTGCATTAAAGTATAAATTAGACTACTACGGACTAATTATAGATCCGAAAGTAGTGACGCACTTTGTTTTCTGTTGTATGATCCAGTTTGAGTGGTCTCGTAAAGGCAATATTTCCATGAAAAAACCCTCCCATTGAAATTATCGAGTGGAAAAATGAGCTTTCCTTTCGACGTGTCCAGACTTTATCGCGGATGTTGATTAATCAGAGTTCTTTTTGTTGCTTAGAAAGCGGAGAAACGTCTAAAGGATTTTAATAGCACGTCCGGGGTTGTTTGACGTTATTACGGTGTTGGAGAATAAAGAGTTCGAAGGCTAGGAATGTTAATGGGCCTCGAGAATCGCCGGTATTGTGCAATTCCGTTATTAGCCGAGTATTCAATTGCCCGCGGGACTTCAGAAGCCAGTTTTgttatgaaatattttgtaatttctgTTAGCGAGTTGTCGGGTCGTAGACATTCGCTACTTTAACGGCCAATATTATCCACTTTTGTGTTCATTCCATTTAGCGACCATTAAGGCGTTTATGGTCTGAATAATTCTAACAACCGTTTAACACACCACGAATGTTACGTACTTTCACAATTATACGATTTTCctgttattcaaatattcgaggctTGGTAATTTTAACGACTCGCCGAGGTCTATAATCAGCcgagttgttattattattaatactaccattattaatattattactattattactactactactaatattattattattactattattattcttattattattattctacttGTTGGTTATTAAGATTTTTTTTCAATCTCGGCGCTCCTGATAAACAGCTGGCAATGTAATTAAGTGTAATTTCAATCTTCTTCTGCGTTCTCGTTACGATGATGTTTCTTACTGTGACCATTTATTAAGAATTTTAATCGCGCGTAAATTGTGGAGAAGCGAATTAGGTTTCTGGGTGATTGCACTCTGGGCTGAAATTACAATTTGCTTCGGTATCGGTAACTTTCTGCGCATTGCCTCCTTTCCTAATCGATTACCGACACCAAACTCCAGGCTTCCAGTAGTTATCTAATTACCCAATTCACCGTTACAATATTCGCGATTTCGTCGTTGATTCCAGGGAATCTAACGGACTGTGATTTCAATTATACGTAATTCCCTACTTTCTTTTTAGTTACTCGATAAACGTGTTCAACGAAAACTAGAGAATCtccttaataataataataataataataataataatgtattattttcatcgaatgcACGAGTTACACGGAACTTTCCATAGTACGTACTTTCTTTTCAGAGTACgcgtatattatattttttatttttatccatttatttaacGCCTTCGTTGCACAAAGTCCGGAGGACATTTGTAATGTCGTAAAAGGTACAAAgatacgagaaaaagaaacatgtGAAGAAGTAAGGGCCAACAGAGGTTTCGTTTCCAAACCTATTgtattaggtcatcccataacTAATGTCGTCTCTTATCGTACTTTAAATGAACACTTGAATCGCATCTCGGCGATGTGTTTGCAGAAACTTTTTTCTATGTAGCTTAAAGAGTGCTCTCTCGAGAGTTCATCGGTTGCGTTCGATGCAGTTTGATCGACgttttttacttgaaaaaaaaatttttaaacgggCGTGTGCGAACTTCATTTGCGGCATTCTATGctatatgaatttaaaaaaggtaGTACAACTACGGATACGGTTAAAAACATTTGCAAAGTGTACAGTGAACGTGctttgaatttgaaaaagtttcaaagatggttttccaaatttcgaaaaggtgatTTTGACCTTTCCGACGAACCGAGATCCGGTCGACCAACAGCGTTCAATCCTGAGCCATTGAAAGCTTTGATCGAGTTTGAACCACAATTAACTAGCGATGAAATCGCTGAGAGATTAAGCGGTAGCAGCAGTATCGTCCGTAGACATTTAATACAATtgagaaaagtatcgaaactggGAAAAAGGGTACCGCGTGAACCGACGGTTTCTAACCGTATCCAGCGCATGAACATTTCTACTTCCCTGCGAGATCgataaaataatcgttcgtttctcgatcagaTTATTATTGGTGACGAAAAGTGAGTCTAATACCGCAATCCCAAACGAAAACCTTTGCAGTGGCTATCATATGGTCGATCATCTTTGCAGTGGCCACAACCAGGGCTGCTTCGTCCCCGGAAAGTTTTGTCGCGCGTGTACTGGGATATTAgaggaattattcattttgagcttttcaagcAAAATCAGATCGTAACGGTTGAGATTTACTGCCAACGACTTGAACGTCTGCGAGCAGCGTTAGTGGAAAAACGACCATCGTTAGCGAATTTCAAAGGTGTTCTATTTCACCACGATAACGTTAGGCCACACACAGCAAGGATAACGgtaggaaaaattaaaaatttcaattgggaaCTTCTGCCACACCCACCATACTCTCCGGATCTTGCTCCAATCGATTACCATCTATTCCGGtcgatgcaacattttttaagtggaaaaaatttcaacaattgCGAGGATGTAAAATCAGCACTAAATGAGTATTTCGATTCAAAATCCGAGaggtttttcgaaaatggaataagaaagATGACCGATAGGTAGGAAAAGGTCAACGAAACTGATGGTCAGtatatcgatgattgaaaataaatgtaagtattaattTGTTTCACCGAAAGTTACCATCAAAAACCGATGTTACTTATGGGATGATCTAATACTTTGTTCTGATTAAAGATATTGAGAAATGAATGTAAAAAGATATTGTagaaatgaattatatttatatcgagGAAAGGTAATAAAAAAGATCTTTCTCATTCTCTCGATCTTATTTAATACAGAAAATTATCACAAACTTTGCATAAATCTCAGCAATTAGTACATTGTAGCTACACTCGCAAAATTTGCAGTACAATCACAAGTGATAGCTTTCCAGGGATTTGTGCAATGCTATATTTTTACAACGCGGCGGTAAAGAAGGGTTAACATTATTTAGAGACGGTGTCGTCGTATGCAAAACGCTTGAAAGCTTTAGACACAGTGGTTGGCTCGTTTCCGTGGCTATTCCGAGCAATACTTTGTTCTCattacttaaaaatatattgtattgggttattcggaaagtcaatcgttttttttttggtaaaaatggagCACGATTGTTTTagactgtataaacattttactaaattatatattctccattttggaaaacgaaatgacttcccgaaaaACCCAATAGAAACGAATTATATTTACATCGGGGGAAGGTAATAAAAAAGATCTTTCTCAAAAAGTTTCGATCTTATTTTCGACCGAAAATCATCGTAAATATAAATCTCAGCGATCAGTACATTGTAGCTACACTCGCGAAATTGTAGTGCAATCACGAGTGATAGCTACCCAGGGATTCGTAGAACCCTATATTTTTTACAACGCGGCGGTAAAGAAGGTTTAAGATTATTTAGAAACATCACGATGTCGTCGTTTGGAAAAGGTTCGAGAGCTCCAGACACAACGGTTGGCTCGTTTCCGCGGCTATTCCGCCGCAAATCGCCGCGAAAACTCGCCAGGGACAAAACAAGCCGTCCCGTTCCGCGGTCCAATCGTCCGCAAAATGGCCGCACATTCGGCGCGATAACAACAAGTTGATGAAACGATTAAAACCGTAACGAGTGCGTCGTCCCGATCCCCGTCCACCTCTATTCCACCGCTGATGGCTGTTGTTATAAGCGCGGCCTGGCGATTTCAGCGCGGGAAAATTTTCCCGATTCGCATGTATGAGCGGTCACCGTCCCACGGGGGTGCTCAGTCAACGAGCGCCGCGACGTCTCCCGCGAGAGCGCCGCTCTGATAAATCTGTCCGACTGATGTTAACTCTGATTTCCGAGGGCGAGCAACCGAGATATCTCGACTCGTTTGCGCGGCTCCCTGATCGTCGTAACGCCCTTCACCATCGTTTCCAGCTTCTCCATAGGTTCTGTAGGTTCACCCAACGACGAACAAGCTTGCTTACCGCGGACGAAACGAGTACACGTATCCAATCGAGTCGTTTTCGTTCAGATTCGATGCTTCCTACCCCGAAACACGGAAAAGATTCCTCGTTGCGGAGAAAATGAAGAATAGATGCATTCGGTGCATTAATTTTTGCTTTACCAGATGACATGCTTTTGACTCAGAGCGCTGAGAAGATAGACCAGAAGGAGAGAGAAGGTTTGTCACCTTGGTGAAAGAGAGGAAATATAAATCTCGTGTGTCTTCTTTAGGTAACTAAAGTGTCGCTTAGATCGATCATTGTGCAACGACTGTGTaaaatcgttcttcgtttctgggacGAGAAGTCTGAAGTATTTGGAAAGAATCCGATTTTCCTATTTTACCGAGCTTGACATTGAACACTGCCCAAATAAGGGTGCGAAAGATacgaaaaagaaggaaacgagTGACAAAAAGTCCCTCTCCGATAGTATCCGCGTTCTTTCCAGCACGTTTCTCCACGATTCTCCGATGCaaagttcttttcttcgttgctcgacTTTACGAGTCGAGAGCGAGAGATCGACGATGCGTAATGCAACGATCTCGAACGGAAACTTAACCCAGACCTTTTCGCGGCGACATTAAGATATCGACACGCTAATGGCCGGCGATTAAACGCCCCGCGACGAAAACGGCCACTCTACGcgttccgttcgcgcgagaccgtttatgttaattatttttgcTTCACGAGAACGCGGCGCGTACCGCGTAACTCCGTCATCGTCTAGGACGCCTACCGGCGTCGGAATCACTCAACGGGCACGGTGAGAACGTTTTCACGGGGTTTCGTTTCCCCCATCGCGGTCCCGAGGCCGATTCGGTCGTGGCAACACGGACCGTATTACCCCGGCGAATTGTGCGGGGGTGGAAACGCGCGATAAATAAACCGTAAGCCCATTGAAGTAAGTGGTTATGTTTTTAACACGTGCTTGCGCCTAACAGTTCACCACCCTCCACCTCTCTGTCCTCCCCTGCCCTGAACGCCGCGGTATAAACCACGGGAGAACGCGCAAGTACGGCATCGCCATCTCCATAAGCCACGTCGTGCACAATGGCGTAGCCTTCGCGATTCCCTCGATAAGAATAGGACCTCGCGGTGCGTAATATTACTTCCATCGTGCTCTTCAACGTTGCTTTCAGCGACGCGTTACTTGCAATGGAATATTGCACGTGAGAAGATTCGTGTTACAATTTTGAGAAACAGTGAGAGGGAGGGTGGTTAGAAGGGATACGGTAGGACGAttctaatttgaaaaattcgtgcACGGTCCCTCCGAATGAAAGAACTTTCCCTTAATTTACGGACCTAGAGTAAGACGGATCTaatttgtttattagatacccCTTTCGCACGCTCAGATGTCAGAAAAGAACACATTTTTCGAAGCTTTCGGAAatcctgtaaaaattttgaaaagtctGAATGCGCCTAGACGGATCCAATTTGTTTATTACACACCCCTTCCGTTCGGTGTCGGAGAGAaacgtttgtaaaatttttcggaaattcTGTAAATGTTGAAATGTCCGAAAGCACGTAACGGCGAGAATACGATGAATGATTATTTTCCGCGTCGACGAGACACCGAGAGCTTAATGTCGGATATTGTAGGAATTTTCCCGCCATTTTTCGCTGCGCGTTTCCTCGATTACGGAGGCCTGTTTACGCTACTGGTGTCCGACCACGGCCCGCAGAAGTGCTACACGTGCGAAGAGTagagcgagagagaacgatACGGGACGTTCGATCGCGCGAGCGAGACGAGAACGGAGGAAGTGGGAAGGATGAGAAAGGAGAGAGGTCTCTCTCGTCGAGATGGGAGATGCGCCGACATAACCGATAAATAACAACGGCAACGAGGCTGTCAGACCCTTGTTAAACCATCGTGCACACGCTCACGCGGCCTAGCACGCACGCATTCACGCATTAGAATACGTTTTAACACAGTCCCTCGACTCCTCTGTCTTGGCCCCCGGGGGCCGTGGTGCCATTGACGAATATTACTCCGGGTCCTTCGACTACGAGCAAATGCTAATTAATTCCGCTTCTTCGCGCCATTCGAGGTCCGGATTCGACTTGTTTCGGATTCGATTTTCTTTCCACCTTCGTGATGGAGGGTAAAACGGGGGGGGGGGCTTGAAAATTACCTCCTCCCCCTCTCTCGAACCTGGATGTGGGCGTGGTTTTCGGTCGGGTTTCGCTAATTAATAGTTTCCATCGGAGCGGTTTCGAATTGTAAATGCACCGTGTCGAATATATTGGGAAATATCGTTGCACAGTTtcgtaacgtataaccgtattatACGTAATAAAATTGTTGCCCTTAAAGTACAACGATACCCATAGTAGTGTACACAGTTCTCGAGTTACAATTACCGTAATACGTGTTCGTTGACGATGATCTTTAAcgggtttctttttctttttttttttttttaacggtatCTGTACATTACCGATACGAAAGGAACACACTTTGTTTCGTTGCGAAATTCGCCTGAACGGCGACGAGAACGATCTTAAGAGAGGTTAT
Protein-coding sequences here:
- the LOC143145646 gene encoding histone-lysine N-methyltransferase SETMAR-like — its product is MNLKKVVQLRIRLKTFAKCDFDLSDEPRSGRPTAFNPEPLKALIEFEPQLTSDEIAERLSGSSSIVRRHLIQLRKVSKLGKRWLSYGRSSLQWPQPGLLRPRKVLSRVYWDIRGIIHFELFKQNQIVTVEIYCQRLERLRAALVEKRPSLANFKGVLFHHDNVRPHTARITVGKIKNFNWELLPHPPYSPDLAPIDYHLFRSMQHFLSGKNFNNCEDVKSALNEYFDSKSERFFENGIRKMTDSYHQKPMLLMG